A window of the Leucothrix mucor DSM 2157 genome harbors these coding sequences:
- the pepN gene encoding aminopeptidase N yields the protein MKQGQAQVIRLEEYQVPNYQADWIKLNVDLGDESTIVTSTVKYQRHTDKPEATTLALHGESQELLSVELDGKALSDADYELDEQYLSLRDLPQTFELTVSSRIYPQKNTSLEGLFQSSGNYCTQCEAEGFRKITYFLDRPDAMSIFTTRITADKATNPVLLSNGNCIEKGDLEDGRHFAVWHDPFIKPAYLFALVAGNLSHVSDEFITCSGRKVTLEIYTEAHNITRCDHAMQSLKRAMKWDEERFGLEYDLDIYMVVAVDDFNMGAMENKGLNVFNSKLVFASPDTATDMDYINIEAVIGHEYFHNWTGNRVTCRDWFQLSLKEGLTVFRDQEFTADLHSRPVKRIEDVRMLRTNQFSEDAGPMAHPIRPSSFIEINNFYTMTVYEKGAEVVRLYQTLLGREGFRKGMDLYFERHDGQAVTTEDFLAAMADANGRDLSQMQNWYNQAGTPEVAVTMDYNAAAKTCTLNFKQSCPPTPESSDKKPFLIPFAVSLLAPSGDAVELHPDSESDAQGTRYVVQLSEREQSVRFDNVAEKPLPSLLGDFSAPVKYSFDYSVDDYIFLMQHDTDDFNRWEASQRLAQLLMLQMLDDRAAGRALGVAPEVVDAYQQVLENEALDPALRAEALSLPGESDLVDAITNADPEAIHEVREYLISTLANGLRLPLEACYEQLNQAEEYRVDAVSIGRRSLKNTCLSYLARINDEGVHALCFAQFENANNMTDRLAALSALANIDCPEREQALKAFETQWRDNPLVMDKWFMIQAGSSLPDTLDQVKLLQKHPAFDGNNPNKIRSLIGRFAMGNPVNFHRADGEGYRFLTDFVIELDKRNPQVASRMARALAKWRQFEPARADLMKASLERIHQQSGISNDMFEIVDKSLS from the coding sequence ATGAAACAAGGACAAGCGCAAGTCATTCGGCTGGAAGAGTACCAGGTTCCTAATTATCAGGCTGACTGGATTAAGCTGAATGTTGATCTTGGCGATGAGTCGACGATCGTGACTTCGACCGTAAAATATCAACGTCATACTGATAAGCCAGAAGCGACTACATTAGCGTTACATGGTGAGTCACAAGAGTTATTGAGTGTTGAGCTGGATGGCAAAGCATTGAGCGACGCGGATTATGAGCTGGATGAGCAATATCTTAGCCTGCGTGATCTGCCACAAACCTTTGAGCTAACGGTAAGCAGCCGTATTTACCCGCAAAAAAATACCTCGCTCGAAGGCTTATTCCAGTCTAGCGGCAATTATTGCACGCAGTGTGAGGCTGAAGGCTTCCGCAAAATTACCTATTTCCTTGATCGTCCGGATGCGATGTCGATCTTTACCACGCGTATCACGGCGGACAAAGCAACGAATCCAGTGCTGCTTTCAAATGGTAACTGCATTGAGAAGGGTGATCTGGAAGATGGTCGTCACTTTGCCGTCTGGCATGACCCGTTCATTAAACCGGCTTATTTGTTTGCGCTGGTTGCGGGTAATTTGTCGCATGTAAGCGATGAGTTCATTACGTGCTCAGGCCGCAAAGTTACCTTAGAAATTTACACCGAAGCGCATAACATCACCCGTTGCGATCACGCGATGCAGTCATTAAAGCGTGCCATGAAGTGGGATGAAGAGCGCTTTGGACTGGAGTACGATTTAGATATTTACATGGTCGTTGCCGTTGATGACTTTAATATGGGTGCGATGGAGAATAAGGGTTTGAATGTATTCAACTCTAAATTGGTATTCGCCAGCCCGGATACGGCAACCGATATGGATTATATCAATATCGAAGCGGTTATCGGTCATGAGTACTTCCATAACTGGACGGGTAATCGCGTGACTTGTCGTGACTGGTTCCAGCTGAGTTTGAAAGAAGGTTTGACGGTATTCCGCGATCAGGAATTCACTGCAGATTTACACTCACGTCCGGTAAAGCGAATTGAAGATGTGCGCATGTTACGGACCAATCAATTCTCTGAAGATGCGGGCCCAATGGCGCACCCGATTCGTCCATCCTCGTTCATTGAGATTAATAACTTTTACACAATGACTGTGTATGAGAAGGGCGCTGAAGTTGTACGTTTGTATCAAACCCTGCTAGGTCGCGAAGGCTTCCGTAAGGGCATGGATTTGTACTTTGAGCGTCATGATGGCCAAGCGGTTACCACGGAAGATTTTCTGGCGGCCATGGCAGATGCGAATGGCAGAGACTTGTCGCAAATGCAGAACTGGTATAACCAAGCCGGTACGCCTGAAGTCGCTGTTACCATGGATTACAATGCCGCAGCCAAAACCTGCACACTTAACTTCAAGCAAAGCTGCCCGCCAACGCCGGAGTCTAGCGACAAAAAGCCTTTCCTGATTCCGTTTGCAGTGTCTCTGTTGGCACCTTCTGGGGACGCGGTTGAACTGCATCCTGATAGTGAGAGTGATGCACAAGGCACACGTTATGTAGTGCAGTTAAGTGAGCGTGAGCAGAGTGTGCGCTTTGATAATGTTGCTGAAAAGCCATTACCATCCTTGCTAGGTGATTTCTCTGCGCCAGTAAAATACAGCTTTGACTACTCGGTTGATGACTACATTTTCCTAATGCAGCACGACACGGATGATTTTAATCGTTGGGAAGCGAGTCAGCGTTTAGCGCAATTATTGATGCTGCAAATGTTGGATGATCGTGCGGCTGGCCGGGCGTTAGGTGTTGCACCTGAAGTGGTCGATGCTTATCAGCAAGTGCTGGAAAATGAAGCCTTAGACCCTGCCTTGCGCGCTGAAGCATTGAGTTTGCCGGGTGAGTCTGATCTGGTTGATGCGATCACCAATGCTGATCCTGAAGCGATTCACGAAGTGCGTGAGTACCTGATTAGTACGCTGGCGAATGGCTTACGTTTGCCACTGGAAGCTTGCTACGAGCAGTTAAATCAAGCGGAAGAGTATCGGGTGGATGCGGTGAGTATCGGGCGTCGTAGCCTGAAAAATACTTGTCTGTCTTATCTGGCACGCATTAATGATGAAGGCGTTCACGCTTTGTGTTTTGCGCAATTTGAAAACGCGAACAATATGACGGATCGCTTAGCGGCGCTGTCGGCACTGGCGAATATCGATTGCCCAGAGCGTGAGCAAGCGCTTAAAGCCTTTGAAACACAGTGGCGTGATAATCCATTAGTAATGGATAAGTGGTTTATGATTCAGGCGGGTTCCAGCTTGCCGGATACGTTGGATCAAGTGAAGCTGCTGCAGAAGCATCCTGCGTTTGATGGCAATAATCCCAATAAAATTCGCTCGCTGATTGGTCGTTTTGCGATGGGTAATCCGGTGAACTTCCACCGAGCTGATGGTGAAGGCTACCGCTTCCTGACTGATTTTGTCATTGAGTTGGATAAGCGCAACCCGCAGGTTGCTTCGCGCATGGCACGTGCTTTAGCCAAGTGGCGTCAGTTTGAACCAGCACGTGCTGATTTGATGAAAGCATCATTGGAGCGTATCCATCAGCAGTCTGGTATTTCTAACGATATGTTTGAAATCGTAGACAAAAGTTTGTCTTAA
- a CDS encoding DEAD/DEAH box helicase, translated as MTNSTHLSDVRFSELGLLPVIQQAVEKTGFEFCTPIQAESLPLSLAGKDVAGQAQTGTGKTAAFMLAVIQYLLSNPQEDRRPEQVRTLIMVPTRELAIQVAKDAEVFTNESGLKVALAYGGTGYDSQKKAIADGADILIGTPGRLIDFFNQKLFNLRRCQCLVLDEADRMFDLGFIKDIRFLMRRLPAPEKRLNMLFSATLSPRVLEMAYEHMNNPVKVEIEADTRGADRVEQWVYYPANDEKVPLLVGLLQKFKPERSIVFVNTKRNAEMIDDYFRSNGIDAVMISGDVRQNKRQRFLEEFEQGKHQVLIATDVAARGLHIDDVTHVFNFDLPQSQEDYVHRIGRTARAGASGESHSFACEDTAFYLPDIEQYIGSKIPMADVTADLLPTLNKRQRIERDRVQGHATKRGGPKPSGNAASRGRRKPAAKKPADVEGGSSQPKPAVSAEPVANKAPAPTSAEADGAPKKRRVRRRRKPASTEPKSES; from the coding sequence ATGACTAATTCAACACATTTATCAGACGTTCGCTTTAGCGAGCTAGGGCTGCTGCCAGTGATTCAACAGGCAGTTGAGAAAACAGGCTTCGAGTTTTGTACGCCCATTCAGGCGGAGAGCTTGCCCTTAAGTTTGGCAGGCAAAGACGTTGCCGGCCAAGCCCAGACCGGAACCGGTAAAACCGCAGCTTTCATGTTGGCAGTAATTCAGTATTTGCTGAGTAATCCGCAGGAAGATCGCCGACCGGAGCAGGTCCGAACGCTGATTATGGTACCAACCCGCGAGCTGGCCATTCAGGTCGCGAAAGATGCCGAAGTATTCACCAATGAAAGCGGTCTGAAAGTAGCATTGGCTTACGGTGGAACCGGCTATGATTCTCAGAAAAAAGCGATTGCCGATGGTGCCGATATTCTGATTGGTACGCCGGGTCGCTTAATCGACTTCTTCAATCAAAAATTATTCAACCTGCGTCGCTGCCAGTGCTTAGTGCTGGATGAAGCGGATCGCATGTTTGATTTAGGCTTTATTAAGGATATTCGTTTCTTAATGCGCCGTTTACCTGCGCCCGAAAAACGCCTGAATATGTTGTTCTCTGCAACGTTGTCTCCACGCGTGCTGGAAATGGCTTATGAGCACATGAACAATCCGGTCAAAGTAGAAATTGAGGCTGATACGCGCGGTGCTGATCGTGTTGAGCAGTGGGTTTATTATCCTGCGAACGATGAGAAAGTGCCGTTATTGGTAGGGCTGCTTCAAAAGTTTAAACCTGAGCGCAGTATTGTTTTTGTGAATACCAAGCGTAATGCCGAGATGATCGATGATTATTTCCGCAGTAATGGTATTGATGCGGTGATGATTTCGGGTGATGTGCGCCAGAATAAACGTCAGCGTTTTCTGGAAGAATTTGAGCAGGGTAAGCATCAGGTATTGATTGCCACCGATGTGGCGGCGCGTGGATTACACATTGATGATGTGACCCATGTATTCAACTTTGACTTGCCACAATCCCAAGAAGATTATGTTCACCGTATTGGCCGTACTGCACGTGCTGGTGCTTCAGGTGAGTCGCACAGCTTTGCTTGTGAAGATACCGCATTTTACCTGCCGGATATTGAGCAATATATCGGCTCTAAAATTCCAATGGCGGATGTGACGGCTGATCTGCTGCCAACCTTGAATAAGCGTCAGCGCATTGAGCGAGATCGGGTGCAAGGTCATGCGACTAAGCGCGGCGGTCCAAAGCCTTCCGGCAATGCGGCTAGTCGCGGACGTCGTAAGCCGGCGGCTAAAAAGCCTGCTGATGTGGAGGGGGGTAGCTCACAGCCAAAGCCTGCCGTCAGTGCTGAGCCAGTGGCAAATAAAGCGCCCGCGCCAACGAGTGCTGAAGCTGATGGTGCACCGAAAAAACGTCGTGTACGTCGCCGTCGTAAGCCCGCATCAACTGAACCTAAATCTGAAAGCTAA